From a single Erpetoichthys calabaricus chromosome 1, fErpCal1.3, whole genome shotgun sequence genomic region:
- the copg2 gene encoding LOW QUALITY PROTEIN: coatomer subunit gamma-2 (The sequence of the model RefSeq protein was modified relative to this genomic sequence to represent the inferred CDS: inserted 1 base in 1 codon) produces the protein MIKKFDKKDEESGSGSNPFQHLEKSAVLQEARIFNETPINPRRCLHILTKIIYLLNQGEHFGTTEATEAFFAMTRLFQSNDQTLRRMCYLTIKEMANISEDVIIVTSSLTKDMTGKEDIYRGPAIRALCRITDTTMLQAIERYMKQAIVDKVPSVSSSALVSSLHMVKMSYDVVKRWVNEAQEAASSDNIMVQYHALGLLYHLXKNDRLAGYKMLNTFTKSGLKSPFAYCMLIRIASRLLEETDGGHDSPLFDFIEGCLRNKHEMVVYEAASAIVHLPNCRARELAPAVSVLQLFCSSPKAALRYAAVRTLNKVAMKHPSAVTACNLDLENLITDSNRSIATLAITTLLKTGSESSVDRLMKQISSFVSEISDEFKVVVVQAISALCQKYPRKHSVMMNFLSNMLRDDGGFEYKRAIVDCIIGFIEENPESKETGLAHLCEFIEDCEHTVLATRILHLLGKEGPRTPTPSKYIRFIFNRVILESEAVRAAAVSALAKFGAQNDDLLPSVLVLLQRCMMDSDDEVRDRATFYMNVLQQKQKALNAAYIFNGLTVSVPGLEKSLHQYTLEPSEKPFDMKSVPLATTPINELKTELTPIVTTKLPEKVAPSRQDIYQEQLSAIPEFKGLGPLFKSSDPVQLTEAETEYVVRCIKHTFTNHIVFQFDCTNTLNDQLLQKVIVQMEPSEAYEVVHYVPAANLPYNQPSSCYTLVRLPDEDPTAVSCTFSCTMKYLVRDCDPNTGEPDEDGYDDEYLLEDLEVTVADHIQKVLKPNFGAAWEEVGDDFEKEETFALASVKTLEEAINNIISFLGMQPCERTDKVPENKNSHVLLLAGVFRGGHDILVRSRLALADGVTMQVTVRSKDEIPVDVILASVG, from the exons ATGATAAAGAAATTTGACAAGAAGGACGAGGAGTCCG GAAGTGGCTCCAATCCTTTTCAGCACCTTGAGAAAAGTGCCGTTTTGCAAGag GCACGTATTTTTAATGAGACACCAATAAACCCAAGAAGATGTCTTCATATCCTAACAAAGATAATTTATTTGCTGAACCAG GGTGAACACTTTGGAACAACTGAAGCAACAGAAGCATTTTTTGCAATGACCAGGCTATTTCAGTCAAATGAT CAAACTCTGAGAAGGATGTGCTACTTGACTATAAAAGAAATGGCAAACATTTCTGAAGATGTGATCATTGTAACAAGCAG TTTGACCAAGGACATGACTGGCAAGGAAGATATTTACAGGGGACCTGCAATTCGTGCTCTCTGTCGCATTACTGAT acAACCATGCTTCAAGCTATAGAAAGGTACATGAAACAAGCAATTGTAGATAAAGTGCCTAGCGTTTCAAGTTCAGCATTGGTTTCTTCTTTG CACATGGTGAAGATGAGTTATGATGTAGTTAAACGTTGGGTTAATGAAGCACAAGAAGCTGCATCAAGTGACAACATCATGGTACAG TACCATGCCTTGGGGCTTTTGTATCATC AGAAAAATGATCGCTTAGCAGGTTACAAAATGTTGAATACTTTTACAAAGTCTGGCCTGAAATCACCCTTTGCCTACTGTATGCTGATTCGGATTGCCAGCCGCCTACTTGAGGAAACCGATGGAGG ACACGATAGTCCCTTGTTTGACTTTATTGAGGGCTGTTTGCGGAACAAGCATGAAATGGTTGTATATGAAGCAGCATCTGCTATTGTTCATCTACCGAACTGCAGAGCACGAGAACTGGCACCAGCTGTCTCAG TTCTTCAACTCTTCTGCAGCTCCCCTAAAGCAGCACTTAGATACGCAGCAGTCAGGACACTCAATAAG gttgCAATGAAGCATCCATCAGCAGTTACTGCATGCAACTTGGACTTGGAAAACCTGATTACTGATTCTAACCGCAGTATTGCTACGTTGGCAATTACTACGTTACTGAAGACAGGCAGTGAAAGTAGTGTTGATAGGCTAATGAAGCAGATATCTTCCTTTGTATCAGAAATTTCGGATGAGTTTAAG GTGGTTGTTGTACAAGCAATCAGTGCCCTGTGTCAGAAATACCCAAGAAAACACAGTGTGATGATGAATTTCCTTTCTAATATGCTTCGTGATGAC GGAGGATTTGAGTACAAGCGTGCTATTGTAGACTGCATTATTGGTTTCATAGAGGAAAATCCAGAGAGTAAAGAAACAGGCCTTGCCCATCTGTGTGAATTCATAGAAGACTGTGAACACACTGTTCTGGCAACCCGAATATTGCATCTGCTGGGAAAAGAAGGACCAAGAACACCCACTCCCTCTAAATAcatcagatttatttttaacagagtTATTTTGGAAAGTGAAGCTGTTCGAGCAG cCGCTGTGAGTGCTTTGGCCAAATTTGGCGCCCAGAATGATGACCTCCTACCCAGTGTCCTTGTTTTGCTACAGAG GTGTATGATGGATAGTGATGATGAGGTTCGTGACCGTGCAACATTTTATATGAATGTACTCCAGCAGAAACAAAAAGCACTCAATGCTGCATACATATTTAATG GCCTAACTGTGTCTGTCCCAGGACTGGAAAAATCACTGCATCAGTATACCCTTGAACCATCAGAAAAGCCATTTGATATGAAATCAGTTCCTTTGGCAACTACACCTATTAATGAATTGAAAACAG AACTGACTCCTATTGTTACTACAAAATTACCTGAGAAGGTGGCCCCCTCCCGTCAGGACATCTATCAAG agCAACTTTCAGCAATTCCAGAGTTCAAAGGGCTGGGGCCCCTATTCAAATCTTCTGATCCTGTTCAGCTGACAGAGGCAGAGACAGAATATGTGGTTCGCTGTATTAAACATACTTTCACAAATCATATTGTATTTCAG TTTGATTGCACAAACACCTTAAATGACCAGCTTTTACAGAAAGTTATTGTACAAATGGAACCTTCTGAAGCATATGAAGTTGTCCATTATGTTCCAGCGGCAAATTTACCATACAATCAGCCAAGCTCATGTTACACGCTTGTTAGATTACCTGATGAAGATCCTACAGCAG TATCTTGCACATTTAGCTGCACAATGAAATACCTAGTTCGTGATTGTGATCCAAATACCGGAGAGCCAGATGAAGATGGTTATGATGATGAATATCTG ctTGAAGACTTGGAAGTAACTGTAGCTGACCATATTCAAAAAGTGCTTAAACCCAACTTTGGAGCTGCATGGGAGGAAGTAGGAGATGACtttgaaaaagaagaaacatttgcACTTGCTTCTGTAAAAACCCTTGAAG aggCCATCAATAATATTATCAGCTTCCTTGGAATGCAGCCTTGTGAGAGGACAGATAAAGTtccagaaaataaaaactcacatGTATTGCTACTTGCAG